One Thalassospira marina DNA window includes the following coding sequences:
- a CDS encoding methyl-accepting chemotaxis protein produces the protein MRSKPGKGKTGIKAKMLLAFGVIALVPCIAASIGWLSYRAVRGHVTDITQSQVPLLETAHGLATTAAGILALGPRIDAANDAGELAELAKESASQQQLMTRAVDTLSQNHLDDGTASDMAQKVTALNSSLNKLVAATRTRLDQKAQRVARLSELEQQHDTLLAQLKPAMEQSQKALATSIEGLTEATTTASSSISDDLSQRIVPMFQLRGATAALTKSLLLGAYETEPSKVMSRSTDFDSALANIQGALRPLAKDPAAKMVLGAIDKLAAFGGDDKNIYMLRIGQLRAEPGSEKAEKLTAELAQYVDEIVALDGDISNFLLPMMLNFRTHIAGSGQQIAEQTKELAGVQVPDAQESYIRLSTLLADVNLLVGRLAEAGNAASAAQLANLRDSLKQVAKQIGSEAGQLDADDKVITGLIDKLLATGFGDEGILALRGQELDTLAANSALMQENRKAATQLADDVATIVAVAEQSAADGAGETQDALDQTNLLQISLAAAGVVFSILVVWLYVGRRIVKRLENLAQAMRRAADGDRQVALRNDGSDEISEMVNALEVFIGNAKAMDDAREQMEVSRREASEQRKLGRIAVAEQFERDVLSIVQALVGAAQTMTDRARALNTIADQVSVRANAALEISTQMAAGIQQVASAASEISTSISHINQRTGETAKVIGDTAAGAEQVKTTIAGLAQATTEIGNVVGLIEGLAGQTNLLALNAHIEASRAGDAGKGFAVVANEVKHLAGETARSTGDISRQIAATQDASRETASVVALMTDGVQKIQGNSSAIAAAVGEQARLTQSIVDRSQEVAVGTQRANEDVQVLSEAAATVRQDVGDVLHIAEGLLREAASLGNAVNGFLREIREAS, from the coding sequence ATGCGGTCGAAACCAGGCAAAGGCAAAACGGGAATCAAGGCCAAGATGCTGCTGGCATTTGGGGTGATTGCGTTGGTGCCCTGTATTGCGGCTTCGATCGGGTGGCTTTCCTATCGGGCGGTGCGCGGACATGTGACCGATATCACCCAGTCACAGGTGCCGTTGCTGGAAACAGCACACGGGCTTGCAACAACGGCGGCGGGCATTCTGGCGTTGGGGCCGCGCATTGATGCGGCCAATGATGCAGGCGAACTGGCCGAACTTGCCAAAGAAAGTGCCAGCCAGCAGCAATTGATGACCCGTGCGGTAGATACATTGTCGCAAAACCATCTTGATGATGGCACGGCAAGCGACATGGCGCAAAAGGTGACAGCCCTTAATTCCAGCCTGAACAAGCTGGTGGCGGCAACACGCACCCGCCTTGACCAGAAGGCACAGCGCGTTGCGCGCCTGAGCGAACTGGAACAGCAGCATGATACCCTGCTGGCACAGCTTAAACCGGCGATGGAACAATCGCAAAAGGCGCTGGCGACCAGCATCGAGGGCCTGACCGAGGCGACAACAACGGCATCAAGTTCGATCAGTGATGATTTGTCCCAGCGGATTGTGCCGATGTTCCAGTTGCGCGGGGCGACGGCGGCATTGACCAAATCCTTATTGCTGGGGGCGTATGAAACCGAACCATCCAAGGTGATGTCGCGATCAACCGATTTTGATTCAGCCCTTGCCAATATCCAGGGGGCGTTGCGCCCGCTTGCCAAGGACCCGGCGGCGAAAATGGTGCTGGGCGCGATTGATAAACTGGCGGCCTTTGGTGGGGATGACAAAAACATTTATATGTTGCGCATCGGGCAGCTTCGCGCCGAACCGGGTTCGGAAAAGGCGGAAAAACTGACGGCCGAACTGGCGCAATATGTGGATGAGATCGTTGCCCTTGATGGCGATATCAGCAATTTCCTGCTGCCCATGATGCTGAATTTCAGGACCCATATTGCCGGTTCCGGCCAGCAGATTGCCGAGCAGACCAAGGAACTGGCCGGTGTGCAGGTGCCTGATGCACAGGAAAGCTATATCCGGTTAAGTACGCTTCTGGCGGATGTGAATTTGCTGGTGGGGCGCCTGGCAGAGGCCGGAAATGCCGCCAGTGCCGCACAGCTTGCCAATTTGCGTGACAGCCTGAAACAGGTTGCCAAACAGATTGGCAGCGAAGCCGGGCAACTTGATGCCGATGACAAGGTGATTACCGGCCTGATCGACAAATTGCTGGCAACCGGATTTGGCGATGAGGGCATTCTGGCCCTGCGCGGGCAGGAACTTGATACCCTTGCGGCCAACAGCGCGTTGATGCAGGAAAACCGCAAGGCGGCAACGCAGCTTGCCGATGATGTGGCGACGATTGTTGCCGTGGCCGAACAATCGGCGGCGGACGGGGCCGGGGAAACGCAGGATGCGCTGGACCAGACCAATCTGTTGCAGATTTCGCTGGCGGCGGCAGGTGTTGTTTTTTCCATTCTGGTGGTTTGGCTTTATGTCGGGCGGCGGATTGTCAAACGGCTGGAAAACCTGGCCCAGGCCATGCGCCGCGCGGCAGATGGCGACCGGCAGGTGGCGCTGCGCAATGATGGCAGCGATGAAATCAGCGAAATGGTCAATGCGCTGGAAGTGTTTATTGGCAATGCCAAAGCCATGGATGATGCCCGTGAACAGATGGAAGTTTCGCGCCGTGAAGCATCCGAACAGCGCAAGCTGGGCCGGATTGCGGTTGCCGAGCAGTTTGAACGTGATGTGTTAAGCATTGTGCAGGCACTGGTTGGTGCCGCCCAAACCATGACGGACCGTGCCCGCGCACTTAATACCATTGCCGATCAGGTCAGTGTGCGGGCCAATGCCGCGCTGGAAATTTCAACCCAGATGGCGGCCGGTATCCAGCAGGTGGCATCGGCGGCCAGTGAAATTTCAACATCGATTTCGCATATCAACCAGCGTACCGGCGAAACCGCCAAGGTGATTGGCGATACGGCCGCCGGGGCCGAGCAGGTGAAAACCACCATTGCCGGGCTGGCGCAGGCGACCACGGAAATTGGCAATGTTGTTGGCCTGATCGAAGGGCTGGCGGGGCAGACCAACCTTCTGGCCCTGAATGCGCATATCGAGGCCAGCCGCGCGGGGGATGCGGGCAAGGGATTTGCCGTGGTTGCCAACGAGGTGAAACATCTTGCCGGGGAAACAGCACGTTCAACTGGCGATATTTCCCGCCAGATCGCGGCAACGCAGGATGCCTCGCGCGAGACGGCATCGGTGGTGGCGCTGATGACGGATGGGGTGCAGAAAATCCAGGGTAATTCATCGGCGATTGCAGCCGCGGTTGGCGAACAGGCCCGCCTGACGCAATCGATTGTCGATCGGTCCCAGGAAGTTGCCGTTGGCACCCAGCGCGCCAATGAAGATGTGCAGGTGCTTTCCGAAGCCGCCGCCACCGTGCGCCAGGATGTGGGGGATGTTTTGCATATTGCTGAAGGATTGCTGCGCGAAGCGGCCAGCCTGGGCAATGCGGTGAATGGTTTCCTGCGCGAAATTCGCGAGGCATCTTAA
- a CDS encoding HNH endonuclease, with translation MTRAPGARKICKAHYPYMCCSICGLSMEAVLDVAHLDQDPSNNNPDNLAWLCKTHHRMFDCGLYPVGGIKMLQEHWQQWHAKGAVADHSIYMKDAGIKAARTRKRKIAAKKAVATRMAATKTTLEKDDEI, from the coding sequence ATGACCCGTGCACCGGGAGCCCGCAAAATTTGCAAAGCGCATTATCCCTATATGTGCTGCTCCATTTGCGGACTATCGATGGAAGCCGTTCTTGATGTTGCGCATCTGGATCAGGACCCATCGAATAATAACCCTGATAATTTGGCGTGGTTATGCAAGACGCATCATCGAATGTTTGATTGCGGATTATATCCCGTTGGTGGCATCAAAATGCTGCAGGAGCACTGGCAGCAATGGCACGCGAAGGGAGCGGTCGCAGATCATTCGATCTATATGAAAGATGCCGGGATCAAGGCCGCGCGGACGCGTAAGCGCAAGATAGCGGCAAAAAAAGCTGTGGCGACAAGAATGGCAGCGACAAAGACGACGCTCGAAAAGGATGACGAAATCTAG
- a CDS encoding lysine--tRNA ligase: protein MTADLRDAALNSNVWAFAEAQKLVQRYKDKKPEKGYVLFETGYGPSGLPHIGTFGEVARTTYVRRAFETMSDIPTKLFCFSDDMDGLRKVPDNIPNREMVAQHLGKALTSVPDPFGKFESFAHHNNARLREFLDSFGFEYEFKSSTECYRSGMFDAALLRVLEVYDNIQKIMLPTLGEERRATYSPFMPVEQDTQKVLMAKIVEIKASEGIIVYEHPETGKLVETPVTGGHCKLQWKPDWAMRWYALGVDYEMAGKDLIPSVDLGNKIVKAMGGTPPEGFNYELFLDENGQKISKSKGNGLSVEEWLTYAPEDSLSLFMFQKPKAAKRLYFDVIPKTVDEYLTFADKLKTETDPVKLLQNPAWHIHAGSAPDRNIPISFGILLNLVSVCNTDDKGVLWGFISRYAEGATPENAPYLDKLVGYAINYYRDFVKPTKKYREASEAERAALVELREVLVGLDKSTNGSDIQNAVYEIGKNHECFADLRAWFKALYEILLGQEQGPRMGSFIALYGIDESVALIDRALAGEDLGA, encoded by the coding sequence ATGACAGCCGATCTTCGTGATGCCGCGTTAAACAGCAATGTCTGGGCTTTTGCCGAAGCCCAAAAGCTGGTGCAGCGTTACAAAGACAAAAAACCGGAAAAAGGCTATGTCCTGTTTGAAACCGGTTATGGCCCGTCGGGTTTGCCGCATATCGGCACCTTTGGCGAAGTTGCGCGCACGACCTATGTCCGCCGCGCCTTTGAAACCATGTCCGATATTCCGACCAAGCTGTTTTGCTTTTCCGATGATATGGACGGCCTGCGCAAGGTGCCTGATAATATTCCCAACCGGGAAATGGTGGCACAGCATCTGGGCAAGGCCCTGACCAGCGTGCCGGACCCGTTTGGCAAGTTTGAAAGCTTTGCCCATCATAACAATGCCCGTCTGCGCGAGTTTCTTGACAGCTTTGGCTTTGAATATGAATTCAAGTCATCGACCGAATGCTACCGTTCGGGCATGTTTGATGCGGCTTTGCTGCGGGTTCTGGAAGTTTACGACAATATCCAGAAAATCATGCTGCCGACCCTGGGCGAAGAACGCCGTGCGACCTATAGCCCGTTCATGCCGGTTGAGCAGGATACCCAGAAAGTTCTGATGGCCAAGATTGTGGAAATCAAGGCTTCCGAAGGCATCATTGTTTATGAACACCCCGAAACCGGCAAGCTGGTGGAAACCCCGGTAACGGGCGGGCATTGCAAATTGCAGTGGAAGCCGGACTGGGCGATGCGCTGGTATGCGCTCGGTGTTGATTATGAAATGGCCGGCAAGGACCTTATTCCGTCGGTTGATCTTGGCAACAAGATTGTCAAGGCAATGGGCGGCACCCCGCCGGAAGGCTTTAACTACGAACTGTTTTTGGATGAAAACGGGCAGAAGATTTCCAAATCCAAGGGCAATGGCCTGTCGGTTGAGGAATGGCTGACCTATGCGCCGGAAGACAGCCTGTCGCTGTTCATGTTCCAGAAGCCGAAGGCGGCAAAGCGTTTGTATTTTGATGTCATTCCGAAAACGGTGGATGAATATCTGACCTTTGCCGACAAGCTGAAAACCGAAACCGACCCGGTGAAGCTGTTGCAGAACCCGGCCTGGCATATTCATGCCGGTAGCGCGCCGGACCGTAACATTCCGATTTCGTTTGGCATTTTGCTGAACCTGGTTTCGGTCTGCAATACCGATGACAAGGGCGTTCTGTGGGGCTTTATTTCGCGTTATGCCGAAGGTGCAACGCCGGAAAATGCGCCTTATCTTGATAAGCTGGTTGGCTATGCCATCAATTATTATCGCGACTTTGTCAAACCGACGAAGAAATACCGCGAAGCCAGCGAAGCAGAACGGGCCGCCCTTGTGGAACTGCGTGAGGTGCTGGTCGGGCTTGATAAATCGACCAATGGCAGCGACATCCAGAATGCCGTTTATGAAATTGGCAAAAACCACGAATGCTTTGCCGATCTGCGGGCATGGTTCAAGGCGCTTTATGAAATTCTGCTGGGTCAGGAACAGGGCCCGCGCATGGGATCCTTCATTGCGCTTTATGGCATTGACGAAAGTGTCGCTTTGATCGACCGCGCCCTTGCTGGTGAAGATCTGGGGGCCTGA
- a CDS encoding sensor histidine kinase → MTETDHPVLSPAAPALFPGVDDDRFGRVVEYAPNAMILTDPRGIITMVNAETEKVFGYRREELLGQAIEMLVPERFRHHHSGLRGSFVLNPGPRPMGPGRDLYALRKDGSEFAVEIGLNPIPIGDQMHILAAIVDISDRKTRQQHLERSLREKELLLAEVHHRVKNNLQIVYSLLDLQSAQIEDPGIREMLRDSCNRVRSMAQVHQTLYQSEDVSQVELGHFFDDLLRSLHASYVVDSSRIAINTNISQVFLPIGSAVPCGLIANELLSNALKHAFPGGREGKIDVFVGKSDANTIRIDVSDNGVGLPEKLDVENSTSLGLQLVYMLVDQLHGTISVNHANPTCLSVEFPATEAS, encoded by the coding sequence ATGACTGAAACGGATCATCCTGTGCTATCGCCAGCCGCCCCGGCGCTTTTCCCCGGCGTGGATGACGACCGTTTCGGCCGCGTGGTTGAATATGCCCCCAACGCCATGATCCTGACCGATCCGCGCGGCATCATCACCATGGTCAATGCCGAAACCGAAAAGGTTTTTGGTTATCGCCGTGAAGAACTACTGGGTCAGGCCATTGAAATGCTGGTGCCCGAACGGTTCCGTCACCATCATTCGGGCCTGCGCGGCAGCTTTGTTCTTAACCCCGGCCCGCGCCCCATGGGCCCCGGCCGCGATCTATATGCCCTGCGCAAGGATGGCAGCGAATTTGCCGTTGAAATCGGGCTTAACCCCATCCCGATTGGCGATCAAATGCATATCCTTGCCGCGATTGTCGATATTTCGGACCGTAAAACACGCCAGCAACACCTCGAACGTTCACTCCGTGAAAAGGAACTGCTGCTGGCCGAAGTCCACCACCGGGTTAAAAACAACCTGCAAATTGTCTATAGCCTGCTTGATTTGCAAAGTGCCCAAATCGAGGATCCCGGCATTCGTGAAATGCTGCGCGACAGTTGCAACCGCGTGCGCTCCATGGCGCAAGTCCATCAGACTCTTTATCAAAGCGAAGATGTCTCGCAGGTCGAACTGGGCCATTTCTTTGACGACCTTCTAAGATCGCTGCACGCATCCTATGTGGTCGATAGCAGCCGCATCGCCATCAATACCAATATTTCACAGGTGTTCCTGCCCATCGGCAGTGCCGTGCCCTGCGGGCTGATCGCCAACGAACTGCTTTCAAATGCCCTGAAACACGCCTTTCCCGGTGGCCGCGAAGGCAAAATCGATGTCTTTGTCGGCAAATCCGATGCCAACACCATTCGCATCGACGTCTCGGATAACGGCGTTGGCCTGCCTGAAAAACTTGATGTCGAAAATTCCACCAGCCTGGGGCTGCAACTTGTTTACATGCTCGTTGACCAGCTTCACGGCACCATTTCTGTAAACCACGCCAATCCGACCTGCCTGTCGGTCGAATTTCCTG
- a CDS encoding branched-chain amino acid aminotransferase codes for MGHATPSKTWTWHQGTWHEGNPAIIGPATHGMWMSSTVFDGARRINGKTPDLKPHCARVIQSARLMGLAPTITVDEILALVAEGLTKFDPDVALYIKPIIYGETGFLAPNPDSAQFVLCINESALPEAIKTGFTARKSSFRRPSPESAPTEAKASCLYPNVGRAVTEALDSGFDTGVMLDPMGHVAEFSYANLFFAKDGTVYTPAINGTFLNGLTRQRVIQLLKDDGVTVVEKAVKYSELENADEIFGTGNFYKVAPCVKLDDRNLQPGPITKRTQELYWAFSEAG; via the coding sequence ATGGGTCACGCCACCCCTTCCAAAACCTGGACCTGGCATCAGGGTACCTGGCATGAAGGCAACCCTGCCATTATCGGCCCGGCAACGCATGGCATGTGGATGTCTTCCACCGTGTTTGACGGTGCGCGTCGCATCAATGGCAAAACGCCGGACCTCAAACCCCATTGTGCCCGCGTCATTCAGTCCGCCCGCCTCATGGGCCTGGCGCCGACCATCACGGTCGATGAAATCCTGGCCCTTGTTGCCGAAGGCCTGACCAAGTTTGATCCCGATGTTGCCCTTTACATCAAACCGATCATTTATGGCGAAACCGGCTTTCTCGCCCCTAATCCGGACAGCGCGCAGTTTGTTCTCTGCATCAATGAAAGCGCCCTGCCCGAAGCGATCAAAACCGGCTTTACCGCCCGCAAATCCAGCTTCCGCCGCCCATCGCCCGAAAGCGCCCCGACCGAGGCCAAGGCATCCTGCCTGTACCCCAATGTTGGCCGCGCAGTCACCGAAGCCCTTGATAGCGGCTTTGACACCGGCGTCATGCTGGACCCGATGGGCCACGTTGCCGAGTTTTCCTATGCCAACCTGTTTTTTGCCAAGGACGGCACGGTTTACACCCCGGCAATCAATGGCACCTTCCTTAATGGCCTGACCCGCCAGCGCGTGATCCAGTTGCTCAAGGATGATGGCGTCACTGTTGTCGAAAAAGCCGTGAAATACAGCGAACTAGAAAATGCCGACGAAATTTTTGGCACCGGCAATTTCTACAAGGTCGCCCCCTGCGTCAAACTCGACGACCGCAACCTCCAGCCCGGCCCAATCACCAAACGCACCCAGGAACTTTATTGGGCCTTTAGCGAAGCTGGCTGA
- a CDS encoding ABC transporter substrate-binding protein, which produces MKLKTILLGSAFAAGALTFSLSAEAAGRLNVVCSADNAWCELMEAEFEKKYDIDVSMVRKSSGEAYAQVRAEASNPKLDIWWAGTGDPHLQAAAEGLTMEYKSPSLDNLQDWAKRQAENANFRTVGVYAGALGIGYNSDLLKSKGLPAPKCWKDLANPAYKGEIQVANPNSSGTSYTALATLVQLFGEEEAFKFLKDMHRNVNQYTKSGSAPIKAAAIGETTIAITFMHDMVTQKEQGAPIEIVSPCEGTGYEVGSMSIIKGARNLENAKTWYEFALSAEAQSMAEKAGSYQVPSNKNATVPENAPRLTDIKLIDYDFAKYGSADTRRHLLSRWDEEVKTAPQ; this is translated from the coding sequence ATGAAACTGAAGACAATTTTGCTGGGTAGCGCCTTTGCTGCCGGTGCCCTGACTTTCAGCCTGTCAGCCGAAGCTGCGGGCCGTTTGAATGTTGTTTGCTCGGCCGATAATGCCTGGTGCGAATTGATGGAAGCCGAGTTCGAGAAAAAATACGATATCGATGTATCGATGGTGCGTAAAAGCTCTGGCGAGGCCTATGCCCAGGTGCGTGCCGAAGCCAGCAACCCGAAGCTTGATATCTGGTGGGCAGGCACGGGCGACCCGCATTTGCAGGCAGCGGCCGAAGGCCTGACGATGGAATATAAATCGCCGTCGCTGGATAATTTGCAGGATTGGGCGAAACGCCAGGCCGAGAATGCCAATTTCCGCACCGTTGGCGTTTATGCCGGTGCCCTTGGTATTGGCTATAATTCCGACCTTTTGAAAAGCAAGGGCCTGCCGGCACCGAAATGCTGGAAGGACCTGGCGAACCCGGCCTATAAGGGCGAAATCCAGGTGGCAAACCCGAATTCATCGGGCACGTCCTATACCGCGCTGGCAACACTGGTGCAGCTGTTTGGCGAGGAAGAGGCCTTTAAATTCCTGAAAGACATGCACAGGAATGTGAACCAGTATACCAAATCCGGCTCCGCCCCGATCAAGGCGGCTGCGATTGGGGAAACCACCATCGCCATTACCTTCATGCATGACATGGTGACCCAGAAGGAACAGGGTGCGCCGATTGAAATTGTCTCGCCCTGTGAAGGGACGGGGTATGAAGTGGGGTCGATGAGCATCATCAAGGGGGCGCGCAACCTTGAAAATGCCAAGACCTGGTATGAATTTGCCCTGAGTGCCGAAGCACAATCCATGGCGGAAAAGGCCGGGTCCTATCAGGTGCCGTCCAACAAAAATGCCACGGTGCCGGAAAATGCACCGCGCCTGACCGATATCAAGCTGATCGATTATGATTTTGCCAAATATGGGTCGGCTGATACCCGCCGCCATTTGCTGTCGCGCTGGGATGAAGAAGTGAAAACAGCGCCGCAATAA
- a CDS encoding DUF4136 domain-containing protein, giving the protein MAVKRPKWLVVLAGLLVAGCASGPLVHTDQNPATDFGAYHSYAFVEAAGKDREAQYTTLTGQRMEDRIAAQMQGHGYSLDIHHPDLLVDYHIAMRDQQVVRPGPSYGGYYGSHGRGGIGVGVPLFGDSGQVETYVRGEVVIDLIDRRTNKTVWEGKTGHWLGSDGEYYPDSAIAEAIAAIFAKYPYVAGQSAPVMPVNDAQ; this is encoded by the coding sequence ATGGCAGTGAAACGCCCTAAATGGTTGGTGGTTTTGGCTGGTTTGCTGGTGGCAGGCTGTGCCAGCGGGCCGCTTGTGCATACGGACCAGAACCCGGCGACGGATTTTGGGGCCTATCATAGCTATGCGTTTGTTGAAGCGGCAGGCAAAGACCGCGAAGCACAATACACCACCCTGACCGGGCAGCGCATGGAAGACCGCATTGCCGCCCAGATGCAGGGCCATGGCTACAGCCTTGATATTCATCACCCGGACCTTCTGGTGGATTACCACATTGCCATGCGTGACCAGCAGGTGGTGCGCCCCGGCCCGTCCTATGGTGGATATTACGGGTCGCACGGGCGCGGTGGCATTGGTGTTGGCGTGCCGTTATTTGGCGATAGCGGGCAGGTGGAAACCTATGTCCGGGGCGAGGTGGTGATTGACCTGATTGATCGCCGCACCAACAAAACCGTGTGGGAAGGCAAAACCGGCCACTGGCTGGGATCGGACGGAGAATATTACCCGGATTCCGCCATTGCCGAGGCGATTGCGGCAATTTTTGCCAAATACCCCTATGTCGCCGGGCAGTCTGCGCCGGTGATGCCGGTAAATGATGCGCAATAG
- a CDS encoding LacI family DNA-binding transcriptional regulator encodes MPDNRVITSADVAREAGVARSTVSRCLSGDGRISEETRQRVLETAERLGYQINQIARSMNRRKSDLVGLVTSGLEDPFRVQFLHHLISAIQKIGYRPLVIDVSEPEHMSRSMLHLLQYQVAGVVVTSGSPSPEIGQHFIRRNVPVVLVNRAGLLEGADVVNCDNEAGGRLAAEALLAAGKRHLGFLNMSGGTYSGNARGEAFVAAIAPRLASGEVRFTPLGCRSADYDGGFQAGVEILGRPDAPDGIFCGKDHIALGLMDAARFELGLKIPQDLAVVGFDDITASSQRAYGLTTIRQCAEDLAELTVSRLARHISGPEGGAMARAVLPVELIRRTSA; translated from the coding sequence GTGCCTGATAACCGGGTGATCACGTCTGCCGATGTGGCGCGTGAGGCGGGGGTGGCACGATCGACGGTGTCGCGGTGCCTGTCGGGGGATGGGCGCATTTCCGAGGAAACCCGCCAGCGGGTTTTGGAAACGGCCGAGCGGCTGGGATACCAGATTAACCAGATTGCGCGGTCGATGAACCGGCGCAAAAGCGACCTTGTCGGGCTGGTGACATCGGGCCTGGAAGACCCGTTTCGGGTGCAGTTTTTGCACCATCTGATTAGTGCCATTCAGAAAATAGGGTATCGGCCCCTGGTGATTGACGTGTCCGAGCCTGAGCATATGTCGCGATCCATGCTGCATTTATTGCAGTATCAGGTGGCCGGGGTTGTGGTGACATCGGGAAGCCCGTCGCCGGAGATTGGGCAGCATTTTATTCGCCGCAATGTGCCCGTTGTGCTGGTGAACCGGGCCGGGTTGCTGGAAGGTGCGGATGTGGTGAATTGCGATAATGAAGCCGGTGGTCGCCTGGCCGCCGAAGCATTGCTGGCGGCAGGCAAACGCCATTTGGGTTTTTTGAATATGAGCGGCGGCACCTATAGCGGCAATGCGCGCGGGGAGGCCTTTGTTGCCGCCATTGCGCCGCGCCTTGCCAGTGGCGAGGTCCGTTTTACGCCGCTGGGCTGCAGGAGTGCGGATTATGACGGCGGATTTCAGGCCGGGGTGGAGATTTTGGGCCGCCCGGACGCACCAGACGGCATTTTTTGCGGCAAGGACCATATCGCGCTGGGCCTGATGGATGCGGCGCGGTTTGAACTGGGCCTGAAGATTCCGCAGGATCTGGCGGTGGTGGGGTTTGACGACATTACCGCGAGCAGCCAGCGGGCCTATGGTTTAACGACCATCCGCCAATGTGCGGAAGATTTGGCCGAATTAACCGTTTCGCGGCTGGCCCGGCATATTTCAGGCCCGGAAGGCGGGGCAATGGCCCGTGCGGTTTTGCCTGTGGAACTGATCCGCCGAACTAGTGCCTGA